A portion of the Candidatus Dormiibacterota bacterium genome contains these proteins:
- a CDS encoding sigma 54-interacting transcriptional regulator, translating into MASEELFKVIGNEARLEALRRTMLLDSPPEEAFDRLTRLATTVLRVPVALVSLVDGDRQFFKSQCGLTEPLASTRQTPLTDSFCKHAVGSGEPLVVPDARRDPRFENNLAVSDGVIAYAGIPLITSDGHALGTFCVVDGQPHAWTEEEIGILRILATSAMCEIELRRVVGDLRNVVQSRTAELRTSEERLRVLLDVNNAIVTCLDRDSLFSATVAALRCAIPFDRAALVLHDPVRDVFRVLGVAGAVPSPTLIPLGTEWPRQGSRAGWVFDHHAPLLTPDLEKAPPFPEHAPLLKEGIRSAVSVPLSTKGKILGTLNVGSHTPGRYCEDDASLLVAIGEQVALAIENLLAYEQIATLKARLEEEKVYLQEEVRTEAAFGDVVGESPVIHAVLANVRQVAKTDSTVLVTGETGTGKELIVRAIHGLSLRKDKLLVKVNCAALPAGVIESELFGHEKGAFTGALARKVGRFELANGGTLFLDEVGDLPLELQAKLLRVLQDGEFERVGGTQTLKVNVRLVAATNRDLERAVGEERFRADLFYRLNVFPIVVPPLRKRLQDVPRLARHFAMLYASKMGKHVGSLGDDVLGRLTAYSWPGNVRELQNVIERAVILSPKGHFVLGEFAPAPAGGDARQEARRLEEVERRHILTVLEETGWRVSGERGAARILDLKRTTLEARMKKLGIHRNP; encoded by the coding sequence TTGGCCTCGGAAGAGCTCTTCAAAGTCATCGGGAACGAGGCCAGGCTCGAGGCGCTGCGGCGGACGATGCTTCTCGATTCGCCGCCCGAGGAGGCGTTCGACCGGTTGACGCGCCTGGCGACGACCGTGCTGCGCGTGCCGGTGGCGCTCGTGTCGCTGGTGGACGGCGATCGGCAGTTCTTCAAGAGTCAATGCGGGCTGACCGAGCCGCTCGCTTCCACGCGGCAGACCCCTCTGACCGACTCGTTCTGCAAGCATGCCGTGGGATCGGGGGAGCCTCTCGTCGTGCCGGACGCGCGGCGCGATCCGCGCTTCGAGAACAACCTCGCCGTCTCCGACGGCGTGATCGCGTACGCGGGAATCCCGCTGATCACCTCCGACGGACACGCCCTCGGGACGTTCTGCGTCGTGGACGGGCAGCCTCACGCATGGACCGAGGAGGAGATCGGGATCCTGCGGATCCTCGCGACGTCCGCGATGTGCGAGATCGAGCTGCGGCGCGTGGTGGGTGATCTGCGGAATGTCGTGCAGTCCCGGACTGCCGAGCTCCGAACGTCCGAGGAACGCCTGCGCGTCCTGCTCGACGTCAACAACGCCATCGTCACGTGTCTCGACCGCGATTCCCTGTTCTCGGCAACCGTGGCCGCGCTGCGGTGCGCGATCCCGTTCGACCGGGCCGCGCTCGTCCTGCACGATCCCGTCAGGGATGTCTTCAGGGTGCTGGGGGTCGCGGGGGCCGTGCCGTCGCCGACTCTCATCCCACTCGGGACCGAGTGGCCGAGGCAGGGGTCCCGCGCCGGCTGGGTGTTCGATCACCACGCGCCGCTTCTGACGCCGGATCTCGAGAAGGCGCCTCCGTTCCCCGAGCACGCTCCGCTGCTCAAGGAGGGGATCCGTTCCGCGGTCTCGGTTCCCCTGTCGACCAAGGGGAAGATCCTCGGAACGCTGAACGTCGGGAGCCACACGCCCGGGCGGTACTGCGAGGACGACGCCTCGCTGCTCGTGGCGATCGGCGAGCAGGTGGCGCTCGCCATCGAGAATCTGCTGGCCTACGAGCAGATCGCGACCTTGAAGGCGCGCCTCGAGGAGGAGAAGGTCTATCTTCAGGAAGAAGTCCGGACGGAGGCCGCGTTCGGCGACGTCGTGGGGGAGTCCCCGGTCATCCACGCCGTCCTCGCGAACGTGCGCCAGGTGGCGAAGACCGATTCCACCGTGCTGGTCACCGGCGAGACGGGGACCGGCAAGGAGCTGATCGTCCGCGCGATCCACGGTCTGAGCCTGCGGAAGGACAAACTCCTGGTGAAGGTGAACTGTGCCGCCCTCCCGGCGGGTGTGATCGAAAGCGAGCTGTTCGGGCACGAGAAGGGGGCGTTCACCGGCGCGCTTGCGCGGAAGGTCGGCCGGTTCGAGCTCGCCAACGGGGGCACGCTCTTTCTCGACGAGGTCGGCGACCTTCCGCTCGAGCTGCAGGCGAAGCTCCTGCGTGTGCTGCAGGACGGCGAGTTCGAACGCGTCGGCGGGACGCAGACGTTGAAGGTCAACGTGCGGCTGGTGGCGGCCACGAATCGCGACCTCGAGCGGGCGGTCGGCGAGGAGCGCTTCCGGGCGGACCTCTTCTACCGGCTCAACGTCTTTCCGATCGTCGTGCCGCCGTTGAGAAAGCGGCTGCAGGACGTCCCCCGTCTCGCCCGGCACTTCGCCATGCTGTACGCGTCGAAGATGGGAAAGCACGTGGGCTCGCTGGGGGACGACGTACTGGGCCGGCTGACCGCCTACTCCTGGCCGGGGAACGTGCGCGAGCTGCAGAACGTCATCGAGCGGGCGGTCATCCTGTCGCCCAAGGGGCACTTCGTGCTCGGCGAGTTCGCGCCCGCGCCGGCCGGCGGGGACGCCCGGCAGGAAGCGCGCCGGCTCGAGGAGGTCGAGCGCCGGCACATCCTCACGGTTCTCGAGGAGACCGGCTGGCGGGTCAGCGGTGAGCGCGGCGCCGCCAGGATCCTGGACCTCAAGCGCACGACCCTCGAGGCCCGCATGAAGAAGCTCGGCATCCACCGCAATCCCTGA